In Roseicyclus marinus, the genomic window CCATCGGTGGCCTGAAGCAGGACGGCGACTTTCCGGGTCGCCAACCAGTCTTTCACCTTTTCGAACCCGGCCACGGCTTCACCCGCCTTGCGGCTGAGCGCGATCAGGTCCGTCAGCCGCCGTGCCAGCCCAGCCTCGAGGATATCGACAAGGCCATCGGGCAGCGTGACAGGCTGTTTCGCGGCGCGGGAAAAGAGGTTCTTCTTCACCGCCAGTTCCAGCGCCGCGCGTTCGGAGGCAACCCAGATGCCGCGTCCCGGCAATTTCTCGCCGAGATCGGGCACGACCATTCCGTCAGGACCCACGACAAAGCGGATCAACCCGTGTTTGGGCTGAACCTCGCCGGTGGCGATGCAGCGGCGCTCCGGGCCATCGGCCCTGTCTGTCTGTGCTCCGCCACGGCCCATGTCCCGTGCGTCCTCCAGGGGGAGGGCCTCAGCCCTCCGCCTCCTCGTCGAGATCTTCTTCGTCGCCCTCTTCCGCAGCTTCGGCCGCGGCCTGGGCCTCCAGTTCTTCGATCGACACCCAGCCCAGCTTGACGCGGGCGGTCATGACCATGTTCTGCGCTTCCTCGAGGCTCACGTCGAAGGGTTCGAGCAGACCGGTATCCTTGACGCGCGCGCCGTCCACCGTGGTCCAGCCGCCGGCCAGTTCCCAATCGGCGCAGGTCGCGAAATCTTCCAGCGTCTTGATGCCGTCCTCACCCAGCGCCACCAGCATCTGTGGGGTCAGGCCGTCGAATTCAAGCAAGGCCTCTTCCATCCCGAGGCTCTTGGCCTTTGCGAGCGCCTGCTTGTTCTGCTCCTCGAGGTAGTCGCGGGCGCGGGCCTGCAATTCCTCGGCGGTGCTTTCGTCGACGCCGTCGATCACCAAAAGCTCGTCCATGTCCACATAGGCCACTTCCTCGAGCGAGGTGAAGCCTTCCGAGACCAGGAGCTGGGCAAAGAATTCGTCCAGATCCAGCGTGTCGACGAACAGCTTGGTGCGTTCCTCGAACTCGGCCTGACGGCGCTTGGATTCCTCTTCCTCGGTGAGGATGTCGATATCCAGACCCGTCAGCTGGCTGGCAAGACGCACGTTCTGACCGCGACGACCGATCGCCAGTGACAGCTGCTCGTCGGGCACGACGACCTCGATCCGCTCGGCATCCTCGTCGATCACGACCTTGGTCACTTCGGCGGGTTGCAGCGCGTTCACGAGGAAGGTCGCGGGATCCTCATTCCACGGAATGATGTCGATCTTTTCGCCCTGAAGCTCGTTCACAACGGCCTGAACGCGGCTGCCGCGCATACCGACGCAGGCGCCAACGGGGTCGATGGAGCTGTCATAGGAAATCACGCCGATCTTGGCACGCGACCCGGGATCGCGGGCCACGGCCTTGATCTCGATGATGCCGTCGTAGATCTCGGGCACTTCCATCTTGAACAATTCGGCCATGAATTCGGGTGCCGTGCGCGACAGGAAGATCTGCGGCCCACGCGGCTCGCGGCGCACATCCTTGACGTAGCAGCGGATGCGGTCGCCGTTGCGATAGGCTTCGCGGCCGATCTTTTCGTTGCGGCGCAACACGCCTTCGCCCCGGCCGATGTCGACGATGACATTGCCGTATTCCTCGCGCTTGACGACACCGTTGATGATGGTGCCCGCGCGGTCCTTGAATTCCTCGTACTGGCGGTCGCGCTCGGCCTCGCGCACCTTCTGCAAGATGACCTGCTTGGCCGATTGCGCGGCGATCCGGCCCATTTCCACCGGCGGGATCTCGTCGATGATCGTGTCGCCGATCTTGGCATCGGCCAGCCAGGGCTTGGCCTGTTCGACGGTCAGCTGCGCCTTTTCGTTCTCGACCTCGTCATCGGCGACGACGGTGCGCACGCGGGTGAAACGCGCGCGGCCGGTCTTGCGGTCGATGGCGACGCGGATGTCGAGCTCGGCCCCGTAGCGCGACTTGGCGGCGCGCGCGAGGCTCTCTTCCATCGCTTCGATGACCAGCGACGGGTCGATCATCTTTTCGCGGGCCACGGCCTCGGCGGTCTGCAACAGTTCCAGCTGGTTGGCTGACGTGATGGCCATCTTGCGTTACTCCTCAGCGTCCGAGGATTCTTCCTCGATATCGTCAAACTGGGTTTCGTCGATGATGCCCGCGGCCTTCCTCTGCCGCAGCATCTCCTTGATCAACTCGTCGGTCAGGACCAGTTTCGCATCCGACAGCCAGTCGAAATGCAGACCCACGGTCCCTTCCTCGATGTTCAACAGAACCTCTTCGCCCTCGACGCCCGCCAGCACGCCCTTGAAGCGGCGGCGCCCGTCGATCATCTCGGTCGTCTCGATCCGGGCCTCGTAGCCTTCGAAGGTCTCGAAATCCTTGAGCCGGGTCAGCGGGCGGTCGATGCCGGGGCTCGACACTTCCAGCGTATAGGCATCCTCGAGCGGGTCCTCGACATCCAGCACCGCGCTGACGGCGGTGGAGATCTCGGCGCATTCATCCACCTCGATCCCGCCGCCGGGGCGCTCGGCCATGATCTGCAAGGTCTTGGTCTGACCGCCCATCAGCCGGATGCGCACCAGCTCGAACCCCATACCCTCGATCACGGGGGTCAGGATTTCGGCCATGCGCCGGTCGATGGCGGTCTTGGCGATCAGCTCCGACAAAAGGGGTCTCCAGAAACGAAAAAACGGGCCGCGCGGCCCGTCGAACTTGTCCGGTGGTGCCATCCGGTTTGGACCCGGGGGCGCCGCTGTTGAAGGCCATATAGGGGGAATCGGGGCGCGGCGCAAGGGCTGGGCGCATTGACGAACCGGTACCGATAGACTTGAATTGCCACCGGTGTTTTTCGAGTTTCAGCTTTGCACGCGTCTCACCCGGATATCGTCAGGCTTCTCTTGGGCGAGATCGTCGGACCAGTGCTGATTGGGCGGGTGCCAAGGCGT contains:
- a CDS encoding RNA-binding protein gives rise to the protein MGRGGAQTDRADGPERRCIATGEVQPKHGLIRFVVGPDGMVVPDLGEKLPGRGIWVASERAALELAVKKNLFSRAAKQPVTLPDGLVDILEAGLARRLTDLIALSRKAGEAVAGFEKVKDWLATRKVAVLLQATDGSERGKSKLWTPTGARYFSVLTARELGLAFGRQSVIHGALAAGGLAPRVVEGAAKLQGLRKADGGVTAGKDERNA
- the nusA gene encoding transcription termination factor NusA; this translates as MAITSANQLELLQTAEAVAREKMIDPSLVIEAMEESLARAAKSRYGAELDIRVAIDRKTGRARFTRVRTVVADDEVENEKAQLTVEQAKPWLADAKIGDTIIDEIPPVEMGRIAAQSAKQVILQKVREAERDRQYEEFKDRAGTIINGVVKREEYGNVIVDIGRGEGVLRRNEKIGREAYRNGDRIRCYVKDVRREPRGPQIFLSRTAPEFMAELFKMEVPEIYDGIIEIKAVARDPGSRAKIGVISYDSSIDPVGACVGMRGSRVQAVVNELQGEKIDIIPWNEDPATFLVNALQPAEVTKVVIDEDAERIEVVVPDEQLSLAIGRRGQNVRLASQLTGLDIDILTEEEESKRRQAEFEERTKLFVDTLDLDEFFAQLLVSEGFTSLEEVAYVDMDELLVIDGVDESTAEELQARARDYLEEQNKQALAKAKSLGMEEALLEFDGLTPQMLVALGEDGIKTLEDFATCADWELAGGWTTVDGARVKDTGLLEPFDVSLEEAQNMVMTARVKLGWVSIEELEAQAAAEAAEEGDEEDLDEEAEG
- the rimP gene encoding ribosome maturation factor RimP; translation: MAEILTPVIEGMGFELVRIRLMGGQTKTLQIMAERPGGGIEVDECAEISTAVSAVLDVEDPLEDAYTLEVSSPGIDRPLTRLKDFETFEGYEARIETTEMIDGRRRFKGVLAGVEGEEVLLNIEEGTVGLHFDWLSDAKLVLTDELIKEMLRQRKAAGIIDETQFDDIEEESSDAEE